Genomic DNA from Flavobacterium sp. N502540:
GATGAAAATTCCAGACATTTCATGACCGTAAACTGTGATGTTGGTTTTATAAACGTAATCGGTTTTTGAATCTGCGAAATAAGGGACCTGATAAGACGTTCGGTCTAATTTTTTAGGAGTATAGTTTTTTGTGACAGAACCGCAAGAAACCAGAACAATTGCAAGGAAGCAATTAATTATTAAAAACTGAATCGTCGATTTTTGCATTGATCACTTTATTTTTAAGTACAATTCGGGTATAATCTTCAGAGGATTCTAACAGTTTTACCTGAACTACAGTTGCTTCTTCTTTGTCGAAAGTCAGTTCAATTTGTTTGATGTATTTTTTTAAAGTAGCATCTTTAGGAACAAACTTCGCTATATTCTGTCCTTTTGATTTGAAATAAGAAATGACAAACTCCTTGTCGTCAAACATATTACCGCTTACGCTTCCGACAATCAATTTGTTGATTCTGCCAAAGATTTTGCTGTTGCCCATATCAACGGCACTTTTCTTCCCTTCGTCGTTAATCAGTATTTTTCCGTTTTTAAAAACAATACTGTAATTGTATGGTTTCTTGTATTGCCATTGCAGTAAAGAAGGTTCTTTAAAAATCATTTTTCCCGAAGTTTCAATATCTTTCGATAAAAAGTCCAAGTGTTTGTATTGAACAAAATCAGTACTCAGGGTTTTTATTTTTTTGGAAACTACATTTACATCTTGTTTGAAAGCGGTAACTTCAGCATCAGACATTTTTTGTTCCTGAGCCAACAAATTGCCTGAGATAAATAAAATTAAGAGTGCTATTTTAGTTTTCATATTTATTACGAATTGCGCTTTATTATTTTGCCACAGATTAAAGGATTCTCACAGATTAAAGTATTAAAATCCGTTTTTATCCGCGTCTTCGCGTGAGCGAATCTGCTTCATCCGCGTTCAGTTTTCATAAGGATTAAGATTCAAAAGTTCTTCGGTTGAAATTACTTTATAATTGTTTTGCTGCAAAAATTGCAAAAACTGTTCCAGTACCAAAACAGAGTGTGCACCTGTGTC
This window encodes:
- a CDS encoding outer membrane lipoprotein carrier protein LolA, with the protein product MKTKIALLILFISGNLLAQEQKMSDAEVTAFKQDVNVVSKKIKTLSTDFVQYKHLDFLSKDIETSGKMIFKEPSLLQWQYKKPYNYSIVFKNGKILINDEGKKSAVDMGNSKIFGRINKLIVGSVSGNMFDDKEFVISYFKSKGQNIAKFVPKDATLKKYIKQIELTFDKEEATVVQVKLLESSEDYTRIVLKNKVINAKIDDSVFNN